From Sphingomonas sp. PAMC26645:
CAGACCCAGGCGGAGGTCGAGCGCGCGCAGGTGCGCGAGGCGGGCGTGCAGGAGAAACTGGCTAAGGAACTCGCTGGGCTCGTGCCGGGCAAGCCCGAGTCGTGCATCAGCCAGTTCCCGCAGAAGCAGAGTTCGGGCTACGGCGCGACGATCCTGTACCGGGTGAATAGCGGGCTCGTGTACCGCAGCGATACCGTCGGCGGATGCGAGGGGATCGCGCGGGGCGATATCCTCGTGACGCGGACGCCGACCGGGCAACTGTGCCGCGGCGACATTGCGCAGACGTTCGACCAGGCCTCGCGCTTCCCGACCGGGAGTTGCAGCTTCGGCGACTTCGTGCCGTATCGGAAGCCTTGATGCGCGGAGCGGTTCTGGCGGCGGCGGCGCTGTTGACGGTGGGGATGCTCGGGGCGGGCAAGTCGGACCCGTTGGCGGGACGGACTGCGGGGGCGCCGGTGCGTTGCATCGATCTTCAACAGCTCAACGGGCCTGAGATCGTCGATTCGCAGACGATCCTGTATCGGCAGTCGGGCAAGCGGATCTGGAAGACTGGGCCGGTCGGCGAATGCCCTTCGCTGCGGCCGCTCGATACGTTGATCGTTGATGTTTACGGCGGGCAATTGTGCCGAAACGACCGGTTTCGGACGGTGTCGGTGGGTATGTCGATCCCATCGGGGTACTGCCGGTTTCGGGATTTCACGCCGTATGACAAGGTGAAGTAGGGAGGCTCGTTCCGCCTCAACGCGCCGCCCCGTTTGTTGCACCACCCCGGCGGAGGCCGGGGCCCAATTGGGGGACGGTGCTGACTGAGGACGGCGCCCCGGTAGATCGACCTTTCCAATTGGAGCCCGGCCTGCGCCGGGGTGGTAGAAGTGGGGCGGAACGTCGCCCCCCTTCCGTCATCCTGACGACATTCAGGATGACGGAAGGGCTCAGTCCTCGAACACCGCCGCACGCTTTTCCAGGTTGGCCCGTACCTGTTCGACCTGGTTGGGCGTGCGGATGACCTTGAGCTGCTCTTCGGTTTCTGCATGAAGCACTGCCGCCGCGTCCGCATCCGCCGCGAGGTTGTAGAGCGCCTTCGACCCGCGGATCGCGTGGGGGTTCCTCGCCGCGATCTCGCGGGCGAGCATCATCGCCTCGCCGAGCGGGTCTTCGGATAGACGCGTAACGAAGCCGTGCCGTAGTGCCTCCGCGCCGTCGAATTCGCGGGCGGTGTAGGTGAGCTCGCGGAGCACGTCGTCGCGGGCTAGCGTGCGCCATAACGCGATGCCGGCCATGTCGGGGACCAAGCCCCAATACGCCTCGCGGATCGCGAAGCGGGCTTGCGGATGCGCGATGCGGATGTCGGCGCCGGACATGATCTGGAAGCCGCCGCCGAATGCGACGCCGTGGACTGCGGCGATGACCGGCATCGGCAAGGTGCGCCAGCCCCAGGCAACCTGCTGGACGAGGTTCGCGCCCTCCCCTGTCCGGTCGCCGAGCGCCAGCCCGGAACCACCGTTCGCCATCGAGGCCATGTCGAGACCGGCGCAGAACGCCTTGCCTTCGCCAGAAAGGACAACGCAGCGGACGTCCGTCATTCCCTTGAGCTGGTCGATTGCCGCGGCGATGCCCTCGAACATTGCGGGGTCGATCGCGTTCATCTTGTCGGCGCGCGAGAGACGGACGTCGGCGATGCCGTCCGTGACGGTGATGGTGACCCGGTCGTTCATAGTGGCGATCCTCTCGATCTTTGCGCGAACGCTAACCGCGCCTGGGCCCGCCCGCAATGTTGCGCGCGGCCACCCGGCGTGTAGAGGCGGGCAATGGCTGGTTTTGATCCACAATGGTTTGCGACGCGCGGGTTCGGCGGGCACGGCGCCGCGCTGGGGATGCGCTATCACGCGCATGGCGACGACTGGGCGGAGCTTGCGCTGCCCTATGACGAGCGGCTGATCGGCGATCCCGCGAGCGGCGTGATCGCGTCGGGGCCGATCATCACGATGATGGACATGGCGACGAGTCTGGCGATCTGGATCAAGCGCAAGGCGTTCGTGCCGCACGCGACGCTCGACCTGCGAGTGGATTACCTGCGGCCGGCGACTCCGGGAAAGACGGTGATTGGGCGCGGGGAGTGCTACCGAATCACGCGGTCGATCGCGTTCGTGCGCGGGCAGGCGCATGACGGCGACCCGGGCGATCCGCTGGCGCATGTCGCGGGGACGTTCATGGTGGTGGGCGACGTCGCCGGCATGGGTCTCAACAGAAGGATCGAGGCGTGACGATCGGTTTGCCGCCCTATGCGGAGATCCTCCGCGTGTCGGTCGAGGCCGAGGACGGCGCGCCGCCGGTATTGCTGATGCCGTTTGCGGATGACGTGTTGGGGCGGCCGGGGTTCCTGCATGGCGGTGCGATCTCGGGGCTGCTGGAAATGGCGGCGATCGCGGCGTTGCAACATGCGCTGGAGGCTGAGGGTGGCGGGCGGATCAAGCCGGTGAACGTCACGGTCGATTTCATGCGGGGTGGTCGGGACAAGCCTACGCGGGCGGCGGGCGTTGTGACCCGGTTGGGCACGCGGGTGGCCAATGTCGAGGCGACCGCTTGGCAGGACGAGCGCGACAAGCCGATTGCGGCTGCGCGGATGAACTACCTGATCGTGCGCGACTAGCTGCTTCTGCTCCCCTTCCGCCTGCGGGAGGGGTCGGGGGAGGGGCGTGCCTCACAGACCGGACGCCAGTACGTACGTCGCGCCCTCCCCTAACCCCTCCCGCAAGCGGGAGGGGAATTTCGGTTACTTCGCGGTCAGTTTGATCAGGCGGCCTTGTGAGTCGCCGCCGTCTTCGAGGACCCAGATCGCGCCGTCGGGGCCTTGTTCGACTTCGCGGATTCTTGCCCCCATGTCCCACTGGTCGCCCTTGGCGGCGTTCGTGCCGGTCAAGTGCACGCGGACGAGGGACTTCGAGGACAGGCCGCCGATGAACGCGTCGCCCTTCCATTGCGGGAACATGCTGTCCGAATAGATCATCAGGCCGCCGGGGGAGATGACCGGGTTCCAGAATACCTTGGGCGGTTCGTAACCGTCACCGGGCTTGTGATCGGGGATGTCGGTGCCGTCGTAGTTGCTGCCGTTCGAGGCGTTGGGCCAGCCATAGTTGAGGCCCGGCTTGATGAGATTGACCTCGTCGCCGCCCTTCGGACCCATCTCCTGCTCCCAGAGATTGCCCTGTTTGTCGAACGCGATGCCGAGCAGGTTGCGGTGGCCGTAGCTCCAGATTTCGGGTGCGAAACCTTTCGCAACTAGCGGGTTGCCGGGGGCGGGCTTGCCGTCGAGCGTGAGGCGCAGCACCTTGCCGAGCGTCATCTTGGGGTCTTGGGCGGGGGTGAACTTCTGGCGCTCGCCGTTGGTGAAGAACAGATATTTGCCGTCGGGCGAGAAGGCGATGCGGCCGGAGTAATGGCCATTGCCCTCTACGAAGGGCCGCGCGCTGAAGATCACCTCGATCTCGCCGAGACGCTCGCCACCGCCACCGTTCGGACGCAGGCGACCACGCGCCAAGACGACGCCCTTGCCGCCCTCGCCAGCGGTCGAATAGCTGAAATACACGCGGTTGCTGGTCGCGAAGTCGGGCGCGAGGACGACGTCCATCAGCCCGCCCTGCCCTGCCGAATCGACGGTGAGCGTCGCGACCGTCTGGCGCGACTTGCCGTCGGCGGAGACCAGCAGCATCTGCCCCTTCTTCTCGGTGACGAGCATGCGCTTGTCGGGCAGGAACGTCATCGCCCAGGGCGAATCGAAATCGGCGACCACCGTCTCCTTGAACGGCTTGTCCGCCGCTGCCGGTTGCGCGGAACAGGCAGTCGAGGCGAGCAGCGTGGTTGTCAGCAACCCAGTGGCGAACAGCGTTTTGCGAATCATGATCTTCTCCCGGAAATCCCTGCGCTAACGCAGCGTACTAAACGAAGGTTGCTCCCGCTTGCGGACGGGCGCTACCCCGCGTATAGAGGCACCACTTCTCTACATCGCCAGATGAAGAGGCTGCGGGGCTTGCTCCGCGGCGGCAATCACCTGTGCTTTGGCCCTGTTTGGAATTTCGATGGCGAATATCGCCCTGCTGACCGACCTGATCGAACCCGAGGCGACCGCGCTCGGCCTCAGCCTCGTGCGCGTGCGCATGCAGGGCGGCAAGTCCGATCCGACGTTGCAGGTGATGGCCGAGCGCCCCGACACCCGCCAGCTGGTGATCGAGGATTGCGCCGAGCTGTCGCGCCGCATCTCGGACAAGTTCGATGCGCTCGAAGCCGAGGGCAAGGACCCGGTCGGCGAGGACGCATATCGTCTCGAAGTGTCGAGCCCCGGTATCGATCGCCCGCTGACCCGGCTTCAGGACTTTGCCGACTGGGAAGGCCAGGAGGCGCGCATCCGCCTCGTCGAGCCGTTCGAGGACCGCAAGCAGATCTCGGGCAATCTGATGGGCGTCGAGGGGACGAAGATCACCGTCGACGTCAACAAGCACAAGCTCATGACGATCGACTTTTCGCAGGTCGCCGACGCCAAGCTCGTCATGACCGACCGACTCATCGCCGCGACCGCGCCGCTTTCGATCGAAGGCGCGGACGAGGTTTTCTATCAAGATACGCCCACCGATGAGCCCGATGCTCACGAGGCCGACACCGAAGAAG
This genomic window contains:
- a CDS encoding crotonase/enoyl-CoA hydratase family protein, whose translation is MNDRVTITVTDGIADVRLSRADKMNAIDPAMFEGIAAAIDQLKGMTDVRCVVLSGEGKAFCAGLDMASMANGGSGLALGDRTGEGANLVQQVAWGWRTLPMPVIAAVHGVAFGGGFQIMSGADIRIAHPQARFAIREAYWGLVPDMAGIALWRTLARDDVLRELTYTAREFDGAEALRHGFVTRLSEDPLGEAMMLAREIAARNPHAIRGSKALYNLAADADAAAVLHAETEEQLKVIRTPNQVEQVRANLEKRAAVFED
- a CDS encoding PQQ-dependent sugar dehydrogenase — encoded protein: MIRKTLFATGLLTTTLLASTACSAQPAAADKPFKETVVADFDSPWAMTFLPDKRMLVTEKKGQMLLVSADGKSRQTVATLTVDSAGQGGLMDVVLAPDFATSNRVYFSYSTAGEGGKGVVLARGRLRPNGGGGERLGEIEVIFSARPFVEGNGHYSGRIAFSPDGKYLFFTNGERQKFTPAQDPKMTLGKVLRLTLDGKPAPGNPLVAKGFAPEIWSYGHRNLLGIAFDKQGNLWEQEMGPKGGDEVNLIKPGLNYGWPNASNGSNYDGTDIPDHKPGDGYEPPKVFWNPVISPGGLMIYSDSMFPQWKGDAFIGGLSSKSLVRVHLTGTNAAKGDQWDMGARIREVEQGPDGAIWVLEDGGDSQGRLIKLTAK
- a CDS encoding PaaI family thioesterase, producing MGLPPYAEILRVSVEAEDGAPPVLLMPFADDVLGRPGFLHGGAISGLLEMAAIAALQHALEAEGGGRIKPVNVTVDFMRGGRDKPTRAAGVVTRLGTRVANVEATAWQDERDKPIAAARMNYLIVRD
- the rimP gene encoding ribosome maturation protein RimP, translating into MANIALLTDLIEPEATALGLSLVRVRMQGGKSDPTLQVMAERPDTRQLVIEDCAELSRRISDKFDALEAEGKDPVGEDAYRLEVSSPGIDRPLTRLQDFADWEGQEARIRLVEPFEDRKQISGNLMGVEGTKITVDVNKHKLMTIDFSQVADAKLVMTDRLIAATAPLSIEGADEVFYQDTPTDEPDAHEADTEEGQH
- a CDS encoding PaaI family thioesterase — encoded protein: MAGFDPQWFATRGFGGHGAALGMRYHAHGDDWAELALPYDERLIGDPASGVIASGPIITMMDMATSLAIWIKRKAFVPHATLDLRVDYLRPATPGKTVIGRGECYRITRSIAFVRGQAHDGDPGDPLAHVAGTFMVVGDVAGMGLNRRIEA